The Solanum dulcamara chromosome 6, daSolDulc1.2, whole genome shotgun sequence genome contains the following window.
aattaagaatgttcaagttaaaaattttgattaatatattTTGTATGAAGATATTTATCACAAGTAGATATTTATCACAAGttaaaaattttgattaatatattTTGTATGAAGATATTTATCACAAGTAGATATTTATCACAAGttaaaaattttgattaatatattTTGTATGAAGGTAGATGGTAGATTGACCATCCATTGCTACATATGGCTACATCACAAGTAGATATTTATCAATTTGGATCTCAAACATAACCACTTAATATTGATCTAGGCCCATTAATAACATTACTTCTAGTGTCATTCGGATAGAAGGTAGATGATAGGGTGCCAGTGGCGAAGTCAGAAATCTAGTTAAGAATGTTCAGGAGAAAAACTTTGATTCTTCCCGAAGGTGTTCCTTGCATGCTGAAGTGAACAGGGGCGGTACCAATTCGAGCggttccttcttttcttttttcgatGATTTAAAGGCGACAGCTCTTTTCACCAAGGAATTGGGGTGGACAGTTGACCGGAAGATAACTTCGATTCGCCCGGCCAGCAGGCGGGCGGCGTGCTTATCTTGTGTGACAAGCTGAGTAGCTAAGAGCTTCTGGGAATTGAAAAACGTagtcaaaaaatttaattaatgtatTTTGTATGAAGGGTGGTCGATTAACCAACTATTACAACATGTGGCTATATCACAAAGTCGATATTTATCAATTTTGGATAACATAACCACTTAATATTGATCTAGGCCCATTAATAATATTACTTCTTGACATGTCATTCGGCCCAATATCGTTTACAACACATCTTGtccatatttttgtaattttgtaGTCGCAAATAATTACCATTGCTTATtgctttttatttgttttttctttattacataaataaattgattgatgctttgaaaaatttaatgattattcataaaatttagaaaaataaatacattagggatgtttgtattttttttaattctcacATTAACAAATTgacatttttataaatttaatagtaatttatataatttataaaaattagaaaaaaaaaagtgcatTCTCTATTTTCCAAAAATTTTATGGCAAAAAAAAATAGCCAACCTCTCAAATGAAAAAGCAAAACTCgacaagaaaaattgactaaaacATTATTAAATCTGCTAGCTTATTGTTTAGCATATTTATTTAGTAGAAAATTCAACTGTATAAAATGAACATTCTTTAATGTTACTAGGGGACCCGTTGGGCGTTGGATCTCATATGCTACGAAAGCCAACATCGTTGAGATTTTATCGAAAGAGTTGAGCAGATTTACTGTTTACTTTTTATGATCGTATACGCAGATTATACATGATCATACAAACATTATGTATAAACTATACCTCCATCATCTATTTTTAGTTTAATCAAAGTGTGAATGATTATTtaggttaattttttttcttttttggtatgAAAGATGTGTCTATTTTTGTTGGATACATGGCAAATCAAAATCGCTGCTGAAAATGTTGCCAAAATTTCCCAAAGTATCTGCTTTTAAACAATTGGGATCGGTGATATTTAAAGCCATAAATGTGAAAGAATTGTTTATATTAGAGATTTGTTTATTGATGTGCTGCGGACCTAGCACGACAAAATCActttaaagcataaaatatttaactttTTTGTCAGAAAATTCACTCTATCACCTCTTTTTTTTAACCCGTATTGAACATGAACAAATTAGGtatttgagtattttttttattcaactcGCGCATTTGCTACCACTAGTTAATAGGATCAGTTCATCACCCAAATAATTAATGGTGTATATTTTTCCTCTAAACTATTTAgtcaatattaataattaattcagGTCTAAGGAATTTGCTACTAGGATGGGATCGTCCACTCTTTTTGACTAAGAAAATGGACGGTATGACCTCGGCCTTGATTTGTCTTCAACCCAGAAAGTCTTTTTTCTCATCACACTCGATATTCGATATTTAGATTATATCCAAactacaataacaataataataataaaatagagTTTGAAAATAATAGAATGTACATAAATTTTAATCCTATTCCACACAATAATAAAATAGAGTTTGGAGATAATAGAATGTACACAAATTTTAACCTTACTTATGGTGGTCAAAGGTTATTTTCGcaaaaattctcaactcaagtaaaataaatcattaattttTGAGAAGTGACCTGCCCCAACGAAGCTCCACATGTAAGAGTCGAAACCAAAAAACTCTGGAGtagaaataaataacttaataaaACCATGAGTGCAGAAATTGTACAATAACAGATGTACGTCAGATATAGAATAAAACAACACTCCAAATGTGCAAAACACAAACATTattatcaaatataatattAGCCGAAtcatattaatcaaataatgtACACAGCTAAGATTCTTCCACCATCCCTCTCCTAATATAAACAAAATTGGAGGAATGAATTTTCTACTTAAAAAAGCATTACTACTACTAATAGTAATACATTTTCCAACCAAACAAACATATAAAAACAAAGACAATGTTTGGTAACACTATTCCAAGTTTCCACAGACACAAAAATTCATCAACGCGCTTTCCCTTTATTGAAAAGCCATGCCATGCCCCCCACAATCCTGGTCTGTTTGTTCCCATTCacaacatttaaaaaaaatatatatataaaagttgtCATCCTTGATGTGTTGTGTTGTGGGTCCATTTGTTAACGAAGGAATCTGATGCACCTCCTCAATTTACCATTTCTTCGTCAACATAGGTAAACTTGACACTGAATGACAGTTTTACCAATCTTGAAACCAGGATTCACCGTGAAGCCTACACGAGGTTCGGTTTCTGGCGATCCGTCCCATGATAAGAATGCTTCTTCATTCAGACTTTCCATGTAAACGTCCGAAAATCGACATCCTCTGCTCAATTGGAAGATTGAAGCTACGGGATCGAAGGAGAAAGCCAGGCAGTGTAGTAACCAAATGCGCTTAGCCATTTCGCTAAATGTGGAAAAGAAAGTTGACTCGGGATACTCACCCGAATTGAGTATGTTTCTTTGATCCAGGTTGCTGAAAATGGAGTCTTCCAGCTTGGGGTGGATTAGTTTCAGGTACTTAGCACGACAGAATCTTGCAAATGTTGATTTGGGTTTCCAGGCTAAGTAATCAGCTGGCTTCACAGATCTTAGCTCCGTGAATCTGTCAAAGAACAACCTTTGCCGCTTCTTCTGCTCGGACAGGGGCTCGGTTGAGATCGAAAAGTTTGGACAATTGAAACCATCAAACATCTCTCGGCAAACGAATGACTCAAAAGCAAAACATATGTCATTTGCTTTCAAGAACTCTATACCGGGTTCAATGGAACTGGCTGCATCATCTAACTTCCACCCAGCATATACCATCTCCTTGCTCAGCAACCTAACAAAGCTTCGAATAGACCTAATTGTCTGCCGGAGGAACATGATAAAATGGCTGGGGCTCAAGCTTGAAAAATGAAGATTGTCCAAAGGAGACACAGGCCCGCTGGCATTCAATCTTTTCTCAAGAAGCTTGTTTTCTTTATTAGCCTCGGTCAGTTTCTCTCGAAGAAACATAATTTCTGATTCCTTGAGTTTGAGCTGTGAATCCAGCTTCTTTCCCATGATATCATACGTCTTCAAAACACTCTTCTGCTCCTGAATTTCAGCCAAAAGGAGAGTTTTCTCTGGGGAATACTCATCGAACTGCTTCTTCACAAAGCACTGTTTCAATTCAGACAAGTTTTTCAGCTCGGACACCACCAACTCATCAGCAGATTGAATTCCATCGGGATCATATGGAGACTGAGCAAACTGCAATTGGGCATATGCCGACTTAACAGCTGAGACATTTGCAAACAGCTTGGCAAGAAAAGCTTCTGCAGCTGCTTTTTGAAgcttttcatcttcttcattgAAGGACTTGAACTGTGTTTTCTTGAGTAACTCGCTTTTCACTGCGTCATTCTTTACGACATCCTCCTTGACATGTTCACTGAATTTGAGCGTCTGGTTTCTTCCTGTGAGAGCTCGAATGTGCAAAACCTTAGCAAACGTACGAGCCAATTTGCTCTTACTTGGGGTCACAGCAGAACGATTAACTGAATCCATCTGAAGCAAAAATGAGGTTGTGAAACTAATATTATACCATATTAGGTTGGAGGAACATAATCATTTCAGGCTAATGCCAATAACAGTGTTATTTAAAGAGAGAAAAGGAATAAAATGATGGCAATGGCAACTATCTACCAAATGATTAGCATGTTACAGCTAATGAAAAAAGTAACACACTTTTAACTCTTGAATCGAGGATAATTAAAGGCAATTGGAATTTCTTTTTGTTAGCTATTTGAGTATTGCCCTGTGGCCTCTCAATCTCCCTTTTGCAAGTTCAAAAAGTAGAGTTAATTGGAAGAAGAGTAAAGTATGAAcagagaaatagaagaaaaacgaaaaaaaagtttgaaaaaaatatctCACAATTAAAAGGCACATATACATTACACGTTCAAAAAtccttttttatataaaaagatACAAGATAGCATCTTGTTGGGGACTGGATATAAAAATGGTTAGTTGGGAACATAAAGAACTACTGCAGTTCAATATTATTATAGAACTTAATAATTTTGAAGCGGCATGATTTGacccaaaaatattaataacttATCAGCCTCTGCCAAActtaaagaaaagtataaattCCCCAATCAATAGCCAAGCCAAAGACATGCGCCACATCAATGTACATATGACAACAAATCATAGCATAAAAACGTTACTGAATTAATGCAGTTTTGCCATAGGGATGAGAAACCCATACTCCTAAGTCCTAAGCAATAGTACTCCAATACTTAGCCATCCATATAGCTAAGTTTTCAGACCCCCCACCCCTATTGACTACTCTTAAAAAGTAAATCTTTGGACAGAATCATTTGAAAACAACCTCATTAATAGATAATGCATACTATTAAAGATCTTTATGGGACAGCAAAGATT
Protein-coding sequences here:
- the LOC129891942 gene encoding protein GRAVITROPIC IN THE LIGHT 1-like, which produces MDSVNRSAVTPSKSKLARTFAKVLHIRALTGRNQTLKFSEHVKEDVVKNDAVKSELLKKTQFKSFNEEDEKLQKAAAEAFLAKLFANVSAVKSAYAQLQFAQSPYDPDGIQSADELVVSELKNLSELKQCFVKKQFDEYSPEKTLLLAEIQEQKSVLKTYDIMGKKLDSQLKLKESEIMFLREKLTEANKENKLLEKRLNASGPVSPLDNLHFSSLSPSHFIMFLRQTIRSIRSFVRLLSKEMVYAGWKLDDAASSIEPGIEFLKANDICFAFESFVCREMFDGFNCPNFSISTEPLSEQKKRQRLFFDRFTELRSVKPADYLAWKPKSTFARFCRAKYLKLIHPKLEDSIFSNLDQRNILNSGEYPESTFFSTFSEMAKRIWLLHCLAFSFDPVASIFQLSRGCRFSDVYMESLNEEAFLSWDGSPETEPRVGFTVNPGFKIGKTVIQCQVYLC